A region from the Lolium perenne isolate Kyuss_39 chromosome 4, Kyuss_2.0, whole genome shotgun sequence genome encodes:
- the LOC127332561 gene encoding phosphatidylinositol N-acetylglucosaminyltransferase subunit A isoform X2, whose protein sequence is MTHAYGSRSGVRYVTGGLKVYYVPWRPFLMQNTLPTLFMTFPIIRTILIREKISVVHGHQAFSTLCHEALMHARTMGYKVVFTDHSLYGFADVGSIHMNKVLQFTLADIDQAICVSHTSKENTVLRSGISPEKVFMVPNAVDTAMFTPSPNRLCCDEIIIVVISRLVYRKGADLLVEVIPEVCRLFPKVRFIVGGDGPKRVRLEEMREKFSLQDRVEMLGAVPHAQVRSVLISGHIFLNSSLTEAFCIAILEAASCGLLTVSTRVGGVPEVLPDDMIVLAEPDPEDMVRAVRKAINILPGIDPQIMHLRMKKLYSWDDVAKRTEIVYDRAMQSSNTDLLDRLPRYLTCGAWAGKLFCLVMVINYLVWCLLEFMQPAEGIEAVPDIGPLDIHLDSVDDKCEAQGN, encoded by the exons ATGACACATGCATATGGAAGCCGTTCTGGAGTACGATATGTTACTGGCGGCTTGAAGGTTTATTATGTGCCATGGAGGCCATTCCTGATGCAGAATACACTGCCTACACTATTCATGACATTTCCAATTATAAGGACCATTCTTATCCGTGAGAAGATTTCTGTTGTGCATGGACATCAGGCCTTTTCAACACTGTGCCATGAAGCATTGATGCATGCTAGAACGATGGGGTACAAAGTTGTCTTCACAGACCACTCGCTTTATGGTTTTGCTGATGTTGGAAGCATTCACATGAATAAGGTGCTGCAGTTTACTCTTGCAGATATTGATCAGGCCATATGTGTGTCTCACACAAGCAAAGAGAACACTGTCTTGAGGTCTGGGATATCTCCAGAAAAGGTTTTCATGGTTCCCAACGCAGTGGATACTGCAATGTTTACTCCCTCCCCCAACCGCTTATGCTGTGATGAAATCATTATTGTCGTGATAAGTAGATTAGTATATCGAAAAGGTGCTGACCTTCTTGTTGAAGTCATTCCAGAAGTATGCCGTCTATTTCCGAAG GTTCGATTTATCGTCGGAGGTGATGGTCCAAAACGTGTGCGACTTGAAGAGATGAGGGAGAAGTTTTCTCTTCAGGACAGAGTTGAGATGTTAGGGGCTGTACCTCATGCTCAAGTACGATCTGTTCTGATATCTGGTCATATATTTCTAAACAG TTCGCTTACAGAAGCATTTTGCATAGCCATTCTTGAAGCAGCAAGCTGTGGACTGCTGACAGTAAGCACTAGAGTCGGAGGGGTTCCAGAG GTTCTACCAGATGACATGATAGTACTTGCAGAACCAGATCCAGAAGATATGGTACGCGCTGTCAGGAAAGCTATCAACATACTTCCTGGCATAGATCCCCAAATTATGCATCTTCGG ATGAAAAAACTATATAGTTGGGATGATGTGGCCAAAAGAACCGAGATTGTGTATGATCGTGCAATGCAGTCCTCAAACACAGATTTGCTAGACCGTCTTCCCCG GTACCTCACATGTGGAGCTTGGGCAGGCAAACTGTTTTGCCTTGTTATGGTCATAAATTACCTTGTGTGGTGCCTCCTAGAATTCATGCAG CCTGCTGAAGGTATTGAAGCAGTCCCAGATATAGGGCCACTAGACATTCATCTAGATTCAGTAGATGACAAGTGTGAAGCGCAAGGGAATTGA
- the LOC127332561 gene encoding phosphatidylinositol N-acetylglucosaminyltransferase subunit A isoform X1, with amino-acid sequence MNGQSRKHRILMVSDFFFPNFGGVESHIYYLSQCLLKLGHKVVVMTHAYGSRSGVRYVTGGLKVYYVPWRPFLMQNTLPTLFMTFPIIRTILIREKISVVHGHQAFSTLCHEALMHARTMGYKVVFTDHSLYGFADVGSIHMNKVLQFTLADIDQAICVSHTSKENTVLRSGISPEKVFMVPNAVDTAMFTPSPNRLCCDEIIIVVISRLVYRKGADLLVEVIPEVCRLFPKVRFIVGGDGPKRVRLEEMREKFSLQDRVEMLGAVPHAQVRSVLISGHIFLNSSLTEAFCIAILEAASCGLLTVSTRVGGVPEVLPDDMIVLAEPDPEDMVRAVRKAINILPGIDPQIMHLRMKKLYSWDDVAKRTEIVYDRAMQSSNTDLLDRLPRYLTCGAWAGKLFCLVMVINYLVWCLLEFMQPAEGIEAVPDIGPLDIHLDSVDDKCEAQGN; translated from the exons ATGAATGGGCAAAGCAGAAAGCACAGGATTTTGATGGTGTCTGACTTTTTCTTCCCAAACTTTGGTGGTGTGGAAAGCCACATCTATTATCTATCGCAATGCCTGCTTAAGCTTGGCCATAAG GTTGTTGTCATGACACATGCATATGGAAGCCGTTCTGGAGTACGATATGTTACTGGCGGCTTGAAGGTTTATTATGTGCCATGGAGGCCATTCCTGATGCAGAATACACTGCCTACACTATTCATGACATTTCCAATTATAAGGACCATTCTTATCCGTGAGAAGATTTCTGTTGTGCATGGACATCAGGCCTTTTCAACACTGTGCCATGAAGCATTGATGCATGCTAGAACGATGGGGTACAAAGTTGTCTTCACAGACCACTCGCTTTATGGTTTTGCTGATGTTGGAAGCATTCACATGAATAAGGTGCTGCAGTTTACTCTTGCAGATATTGATCAGGCCATATGTGTGTCTCACACAAGCAAAGAGAACACTGTCTTGAGGTCTGGGATATCTCCAGAAAAGGTTTTCATGGTTCCCAACGCAGTGGATACTGCAATGTTTACTCCCTCCCCCAACCGCTTATGCTGTGATGAAATCATTATTGTCGTGATAAGTAGATTAGTATATCGAAAAGGTGCTGACCTTCTTGTTGAAGTCATTCCAGAAGTATGCCGTCTATTTCCGAAG GTTCGATTTATCGTCGGAGGTGATGGTCCAAAACGTGTGCGACTTGAAGAGATGAGGGAGAAGTTTTCTCTTCAGGACAGAGTTGAGATGTTAGGGGCTGTACCTCATGCTCAAGTACGATCTGTTCTGATATCTGGTCATATATTTCTAAACAG TTCGCTTACAGAAGCATTTTGCATAGCCATTCTTGAAGCAGCAAGCTGTGGACTGCTGACAGTAAGCACTAGAGTCGGAGGGGTTCCAGAG GTTCTACCAGATGACATGATAGTACTTGCAGAACCAGATCCAGAAGATATGGTACGCGCTGTCAGGAAAGCTATCAACATACTTCCTGGCATAGATCCCCAAATTATGCATCTTCGG ATGAAAAAACTATATAGTTGGGATGATGTGGCCAAAAGAACCGAGATTGTGTATGATCGTGCAATGCAGTCCTCAAACACAGATTTGCTAGACCGTCTTCCCCG GTACCTCACATGTGGAGCTTGGGCAGGCAAACTGTTTTGCCTTGTTATGGTCATAAATTACCTTGTGTGGTGCCTCCTAGAATTCATGCAG CCTGCTGAAGGTATTGAAGCAGTCCCAGATATAGGGCCACTAGACATTCATCTAGATTCAGTAGATGACAAGTGTGAAGCGCAAGGGAATTGA